Proteins found in one Pagrus major chromosome 20, Pma_NU_1.0 genomic segment:
- the clrn3 gene encoding clarin-3 isoform X1 translates to MPSSKKTLHFMSSALATAWSVGLLGYCMSTHWSKTTVECASGDNDVFNGSATLNLDLFGAVLERSFCPFFLGEVRFQVIPELAKLGGASVVLHSLALFLLVLCLLFSALSILISLYNSVSNPYETYMGPIGIYVCSSLSACLSFLVLILFVVNVQVTNLTEKLIVNLANTLEVAVMNESTQMQIGYYLVIPYTVLSLVAIVLIYLYDHAAYTHRREQQRPTEDAPKEIMMY, encoded by the exons ATGCCTTCCTCTAAGAAGACTCTACATTTCATGTCCAGCGCGTTGGCTACTGCCTGGTCTGTTGGGTTGTTGGGGTATTGCATGTCAACACATTGGTCTAAGACGACTGTAGAGTGCGCGTCAGGTGACAACGACGTCTTCAATGGATCCGCTACGCTCAATTTGGACCTTTTTGGAGCGGTTTTGGAAAGAAGCTTTTGCCCCTTCTTTTTAGGGGAAGTACGTTTTCAAG tgaTTCCTGAGTTGGCAAAATTAGGAGGTGCCAGTGTAGTCCTGCACTCCTTGGCTTTGTTCCTGTTGGTcctgtgtctgctgttttctgcccTCAGCATCCTCATCTCCCTCTACAACAGCGTCAGTAACCCTTATGAGACCTACATGGGGCCCATTGGCATCTACGTCTGCAGCTCGCTCAGCG CGTGCTTGTCCTTCCTGGTCCTCATTTTATTCGTGGTGAATGTACAAGTGACCAACCTTACAGAGAAATTGATAGTGAACCTCGCCAACACCCTTGAGGTGGCCGTGATGAACGAGTCTACGCAGATGCAGATAGGATACTACCTCGTCATCCCTTACACGGTGCTGTCTCTCGTCGCCATCGTTTTGATCTACCTGTACGACCACGCAGCCTACACGCACAGGAGGGAGCAGCAGAGGCCCACCGAGGATGCGCCCAAAGAGATCATGATGTATTAG
- the clrn3 gene encoding clarin-3 isoform X2, with protein sequence MNEYCIWVIPELAKLGGASVVLHSLALFLLVLCLLFSALSILISLYNSVSNPYETYMGPIGIYVCSSLSACLSFLVLILFVVNVQVTNLTEKLIVNLANTLEVAVMNESTQMQIGYYLVIPYTVLSLVAIVLIYLYDHAAYTHRREQQRPTEDAPKEIMMY encoded by the exons tgaTTCCTGAGTTGGCAAAATTAGGAGGTGCCAGTGTAGTCCTGCACTCCTTGGCTTTGTTCCTGTTGGTcctgtgtctgctgttttctgcccTCAGCATCCTCATCTCCCTCTACAACAGCGTCAGTAACCCTTATGAGACCTACATGGGGCCCATTGGCATCTACGTCTGCAGCTCGCTCAGCG CGTGCTTGTCCTTCCTGGTCCTCATTTTATTCGTGGTGAATGTACAAGTGACCAACCTTACAGAGAAATTGATAGTGAACCTCGCCAACACCCTTGAGGTGGCCGTGATGAACGAGTCTACGCAGATGCAGATAGGATACTACCTCGTCATCCCTTACACGGTGCTGTCTCTCGTCGCCATCGTTTTGATCTACCTGTACGACCACGCAGCCTACACGCACAGGAGGGAGCAGCAGAGGCCCACCGAGGATGCGCCCAAAGAGATCATGATGTATTAG